The proteins below come from a single Malus domestica chromosome 03, GDT2T_hap1 genomic window:
- the LOC139194221 gene encoding uncharacterized protein: MSSSQEMSQLIRSQKAMTTTPRPTITPTTDATAPAEMDHRPVNPVDPVGTPIPQAPASSTSSMALPIRSRRAHRRLCTPEQMSPSGSTTDASGPQPAKKNT, encoded by the exons ATGTCACAGCTCATTAGAAGCCAGAAGGCGATGACGACTACACCTCGTCCGACGATTACACCTACTACTGACGCCACTGCTCCGGCAGAAATGGACCATAGACCGGTGAATCCGGTTGACCCAGTAGGTACTCCAATCCCACAGGCACCGGCATCTTCAACTTCTTCGATGGCATTACCTATTAGATCTCGACGTGCTCACCGGCGCCTCTGCACTCCGGAACAGATGTCGCCATCGGGATCCACAACCGATGCCTCAGGTCCACAACCAG cCAAGAAAAACACCTAG